The [Pseudomonas] carboxydohydrogena genome includes a window with the following:
- the nuoI gene encoding NADH-quinone oxidoreductase subunit NuoI — protein MGIASAVNSLLLREFASAFVLTMRYFFKPKPTVNYPFEKNPISPRFRGEHALRRYPNGEERCIACKLCEAICPAQAITIEAGPRRNDGTRRTVRYDIDMVKCIYCGLCQEACPVDAIVEGPNFEFATETREELYYDKARLLANGDRWEREIAKNIEQDAPYR, from the coding sequence ATGGGAATAGCATCAGCCGTCAACTCGCTTCTGCTCAGGGAATTCGCGTCGGCCTTCGTGCTGACGATGCGCTACTTCTTCAAGCCGAAGCCGACCGTGAACTATCCGTTCGAGAAGAACCCGATCTCGCCGCGATTCCGTGGCGAACATGCGCTGCGCCGTTATCCGAACGGTGAGGAACGCTGCATCGCCTGCAAGCTGTGCGAGGCAATCTGCCCGGCGCAGGCCATCACCATCGAGGCGGGGCCGCGCCGCAATGACGGCACGCGCCGCACCGTGCGCTACGACATCGACATGGTGAAGTGCATCTATTGCGGTCTGTGCCAGGAAGCCTGCCCGGTGGATGCCATCGTCGAGGGGCCGAACTTCGAGTTCGCCACCGAAACGCGCGAAGAACTCTATTACGACAAGGCCCGGCTGCTCGCGAACGGCGACCGCTGGGAGCGCGAGATCGCCAAGAACATCGAACAAGACGCGCCGTACAGGTAA
- a CDS encoding NADH-quinone oxidoreductase subunit M encodes MTTWPVLSVTTFLPVAGAVLLYLLARGNDAIAARNARWIALWTTLITFAVSLVLLLHFDSSQPGFQFEERAQWLGAAINYHMGVDGISLPFVILTTALMPFCIIASWKSIQTRVREYMMAFLVLETLMVGTFSSLDLVLFYLFFEGGLIPMFLIIGVWGGPRRVYASFKFFLYTLLGSVLMLLAIMALYAQAGTTDIPTLMTTNLPHRLQTWAWLAFFASFAVKMPMWPVHTWLPDAHVEAPTAGSVVLAAILLKMGGYGFLRFSLPMFPLASHDFAPLVWTLSAIAIIYTSLVALMQEDMKKLIAYSSVAHMGFVTMGIFAGTMQGVAGGVFQMISHGIVSGALFLCVGVIYDRMHTREIAAYGGLVNRMPLYAFTFLLFTMANVGLPGTSGFVGEFLTLLGTFKVSVPTAIFATTGVILSAGYALWLYRKIVFGELTKSSLASIKDMTGREIAIFVPFIVLTILFGVYPKPVLDMSAASIHQLVENYGAAVHAVKAAALF; translated from the coding sequence ATGACCACCTGGCCTGTTCTGTCCGTCACCACGTTCCTGCCGGTCGCCGGCGCGGTGCTGCTGTATCTGCTGGCGCGGGGCAACGATGCCATTGCCGCCCGCAACGCGCGCTGGATCGCGCTGTGGACCACGCTCATCACCTTCGCGGTGTCGCTGGTCCTGCTGCTGCATTTTGATTCTTCGCAACCGGGTTTTCAATTTGAGGAGCGCGCCCAGTGGCTGGGCGCGGCGATCAACTACCACATGGGCGTGGATGGCATTTCGCTGCCGTTCGTGATCCTGACCACGGCGCTGATGCCGTTCTGTATCATTGCGAGCTGGAAATCGATCCAGACGCGCGTGCGCGAATACATGATGGCGTTTCTGGTTCTGGAAACGCTGATGGTCGGCACCTTCTCCTCGCTGGACCTCGTGCTGTTCTATCTGTTCTTCGAAGGCGGCCTGATCCCGATGTTCCTGATCATCGGCGTCTGGGGCGGCCCGCGCCGCGTCTATGCGAGCTTCAAGTTCTTCCTCTATACGCTGCTCGGCTCGGTGCTGATGCTGCTCGCCATCATGGCGCTCTATGCGCAGGCGGGCACCACCGACATCCCGACGCTGATGACGACGAACCTGCCGCATCGCCTCCAGACCTGGGCGTGGCTGGCGTTCTTCGCGTCCTTCGCGGTGAAGATGCCGATGTGGCCGGTGCATACGTGGTTGCCGGATGCGCACGTCGAGGCGCCGACGGCAGGCTCCGTGGTGCTGGCGGCGATCCTTTTGAAGATGGGCGGTTACGGCTTCCTGCGCTTCTCGCTGCCGATGTTCCCGCTGGCCTCGCATGACTTCGCGCCGCTGGTGTGGACGCTGTCGGCGATTGCGATCATCTACACCTCGCTGGTCGCCCTGATGCAGGAGGACATGAAGAAGCTGATCGCTTATTCGTCCGTCGCGCATATGGGCTTCGTCACCATGGGCATCTTCGCCGGCACCATGCAGGGCGTCGCGGGCGGCGTGTTCCAGATGATCTCGCACGGTATCGTGTCCGGCGCGCTGTTCCTCTGCGTCGGCGTCATCTACGACCGCATGCACACCCGCGAGATCGCGGCCTATGGCGGCCTCGTCAACCGCATGCCGCTGTATGCCTTCACGTTCCTTCTGTTCACCATGGCCAATGTCGGCCTGCCGGGAACCTCCGGCTTCGTCGGTGAATTCCTGACGCTGCTCGGCACCTTCAAGGTTTCGGTCCCGACCGCGATCTTCGCCACCACGGGCGTGATCCTGTCGGCGGGTTATGCGCTGTGGCTGTACCGCAAGATCGTGTTCGGCGAACTCACCAAATCGTCGCTGGCCAGCATCAAGGACATGACCGGGCGCGAGATCGCGATCTTCGTGCCGTTCATCGTCCTCACCATTCTGTTCGGCGTTTATCCGAAGCCGGTGCTGGATATGTCGGCGGCATCGATCCATCAACTCGTCGAGAATTACGGCGCGGCGGTTCACGCCGTCAAAGCCGCGGCACTATTTTAA
- the nuoG gene encoding NADH-quinone oxidoreductase subunit NuoG, whose protein sequence is MTKILVDGKEIDVPAEYTLLQACEAAGAEIPRFCYHERLSIAGNCRMCLVEVAGSPKPVASCAWGVRDCRPGPNGELPSVKTKSPMVKKAREGVMEFLLINHPLDCPICDQGGECDLQDQAMGYGVDTSRFAENKRAVEDKYLGVLVKTVMTRCIQCTRCVRFANEVCGVPEMGLIGRGEDVEITTYLESALTSELQGNLVDICPVGALTSKPYAFAARPWELGKTQSVDVMDAVGSAIRVDTRGREVMRILPRVNEAVNEEWISDKTRHIVDGLRTQRLDRPYVRENGKLRAASWSEAFAAIAAKKATGKRIGAIAGDLAAVEEMFALKDLLSRLGSSNIAAQNVASFDPKFGRASYIFNPTIAGIEQADALLIIGANPRKEATIVNARIRKRWRTGQMKVGVIGEKVDLTYKYEHLGAGPETVADIVAGKHSFADVLKGAKNPIVLVGAGAFGRKDGAALLAQAAALASGIAAVKDGWNGFGVLHTAASSVGALDLGFVPGEGGLDAEKMLAPGALDMLFLLGADEVEVPAGAFVVYIGTHGDRGAHRADVILPGAAYTEKSGIYVNTEGRVQMANRAGFPPGEAREDWAVLRALSETLGQRLPYDSLQQLRQAMFKALPHLMRLDQIEASDGASALKALAGRGGNADKAAFKSPVADFYLTNPIARASAVMAECSRLASGQILSAAE, encoded by the coding sequence ATGACCAAGATCCTCGTCGACGGAAAAGAGATCGATGTCCCGGCCGAATACACGCTGTTGCAGGCGTGCGAGGCGGCGGGCGCCGAGATTCCACGCTTCTGCTATCACGAGCGGCTGTCCATCGCGGGCAACTGCCGCATGTGCCTTGTCGAGGTCGCTGGCTCGCCGAAGCCGGTCGCGAGTTGCGCCTGGGGCGTGCGCGATTGCCGTCCGGGCCCGAACGGCGAACTGCCATCGGTGAAGACCAAGTCGCCAATGGTGAAGAAGGCACGCGAAGGCGTGATGGAATTCCTGCTCATCAACCATCCGCTCGATTGCCCGATCTGCGATCAGGGCGGCGAGTGCGATTTGCAGGATCAGGCGATGGGCTACGGCGTCGATACCAGCCGTTTCGCCGAGAACAAGCGCGCGGTCGAGGACAAGTATCTCGGCGTGTTGGTGAAGACGGTGATGACCCGTTGCATCCAGTGCACGCGCTGCGTCCGCTTCGCCAACGAAGTCTGCGGCGTGCCGGAGATGGGCCTGATCGGCCGTGGCGAGGATGTCGAGATCACCACCTATCTCGAAAGCGCGCTGACCTCCGAGTTGCAGGGCAACCTCGTGGACATCTGCCCGGTGGGCGCGCTGACCTCGAAGCCTTATGCGTTCGCTGCGCGTCCGTGGGAATTGGGCAAGACGCAATCCGTCGACGTGATGGATGCGGTCGGCTCCGCGATCCGCGTCGATACCCGTGGCCGCGAAGTGATGCGCATTCTGCCGCGCGTCAACGAGGCGGTGAACGAGGAATGGATTTCCGACAAGACCCGTCACATCGTCGATGGCCTGCGCACCCAGCGTCTCGACCGTCCGTATGTGCGCGAGAACGGCAAGCTGCGCGCGGCTTCGTGGAGCGAGGCGTTTGCCGCCATCGCCGCGAAGAAGGCGACAGGTAAGCGCATCGGCGCCATCGCGGGCGATCTTGCCGCCGTGGAGGAGATGTTCGCGCTGAAGGACCTGCTGTCGCGGCTCGGCTCAAGCAACATCGCCGCGCAGAATGTCGCGAGCTTCGATCCGAAGTTCGGCCGCGCATCCTACATCTTTAATCCGACCATCGCGGGCATCGAGCAGGCCGACGCGCTGCTCATCATCGGCGCCAATCCGCGCAAGGAAGCGACGATCGTCAACGCGCGCATCCGCAAGCGCTGGCGCACCGGCCAGATGAAGGTCGGCGTGATCGGCGAGAAAGTCGATCTCACCTATAAATACGAACATCTCGGCGCGGGCCCCGAGACGGTGGCGGACATCGTTGCGGGCAAGCATTCGTTCGCAGACGTGCTGAAGGGCGCGAAGAATCCGATCGTGCTGGTTGGCGCGGGTGCCTTCGGCCGCAAGGACGGCGCGGCGCTGCTCGCGCAGGCGGCGGCGTTGGCTTCCGGCATTGCCGCCGTCAAGGACGGCTGGAATGGCTTCGGCGTGCTGCACACGGCGGCGTCATCGGTCGGCGCGCTCGATCTCGGCTTCGTGCCGGGCGAGGGCGGACTTGATGCCGAAAAGATGCTCGCACCCGGCGCACTGGACATGCTGTTCCTGCTCGGCGCGGACGAGGTTGAGGTGCCTGCGGGCGCATTCGTTGTCTATATCGGCACCCATGGCGACCGTGGCGCGCACCGCGCCGATGTGATCCTGCCGGGCGCGGCCTACACCGAAAAGAGCGGCATCTACGTCAACACCGAGGGCCGCGTGCAGATGGCCAACCGCGCGGGCTTCCCGCCGGGCGAGGCCCGCGAGGACTGGGCCGTGCTGCGCGCGTTGTCGGAGACGCTTGGGCAACGGCTGCCTTACGACTCCTTGCAGCAGTTGCGGCAGGCGATGTTCAAGGCGCTGCCGCATCTGATGCGCCTCGACCAGATCGAGGCGTCGGATGGAGCGTCCGCGCTGAAGGCGCTGGCGGGGCGGGGCGGCAACGCCGACAAGGCTGCCTTCAAGAGCCCGGTCGCGGACTTCTACCTGACCAATCCGATCGCCCGCGCATCGGCGGTGATGGCCGAATGTTCGCGTCTTGCCTCCGGGCAAATCCTGAGCGCAGCGGAGTGA
- the nuoL gene encoding NADH-quinone oxidoreductase subunit L has product MIQAIVFLPLLGALIAGVITLIGAHARCPSGDEMDHAHGHDDHAHNHANGAAHAHDAHHDDHGHDDHHGPVEPAAAGSRLAEIVTTALLLTSAALAWVTFVDVALMHHDLRIVLTSWIDSGSLKINWALRVDTLTAVMLVVVTTVSSLVHLYSIGYMNEDPNRPRFMAYLSLFTFAMLMLVTSDNLVQLFFGWEGVGLASYLLIGFWYKKPSANAAAIKAFVVNRVGDFGFALGIFAIFALVGSTDFETIFAGAPGLVGKTIHLFHWDVDALTLTCLLLFMGAMGKSAQFLLHTWLPDAMEGPTPVSALIHAATMVTAGVFMVARLSPLFELAPHAKAFVMLIGGTTALFAATIGLVQNDIKRVVAYSTCSQLGYMFVAMGAGAYSVGIFHLFTHAFFKALLFLGSGSVILAMHHEQDMRNMGGLWRKIPFTYATMVIGTLALTGFPLTAGYFSKDAIIESAFAANSNPFAFYGFLCTVVAAGLTSFYSWRLIFMTFHGKPHDEHHFEAAHESPLVMLIPLAVLAVGSFAAGFPFKELFAGHGVGEFFGSALKVDEHVMEAMHHIPHWIALLPTVMMFAGLAMAYLFYIARPYLPVELAHQQPLLYKFLLNKWYFDELYDWIFVRPAKWLGTTLWKKGDGMLIDGLGPDGVSKRVLDVTRGVVKLQTGYLYHYAFAMLIGVAGLITWFMFGLGGQQ; this is encoded by the coding sequence ATGATTCAGGCGATTGTTTTCCTGCCGCTTCTCGGCGCGCTGATCGCGGGCGTCATCACGCTCATCGGCGCGCATGCGCGCTGCCCGAGCGGGGATGAGATGGACCATGCGCATGGGCACGATGACCATGCCCATAACCATGCCAATGGCGCGGCCCACGCGCACGATGCCCATCATGACGACCACGGCCACGACGACCATCATGGTCCGGTTGAGCCGGCGGCGGCTGGCTCGCGCCTCGCCGAAATCGTCACCACCGCTCTGTTGCTCACTTCGGCCGCGCTCGCCTGGGTGACGTTCGTCGATGTCGCGCTGATGCATCACGATCTGCGCATCGTGCTGACGAGCTGGATCGATTCAGGTTCTCTCAAGATCAACTGGGCGCTGCGCGTCGATACGCTGACGGCGGTGATGCTGGTTGTGGTCACGACCGTGTCCTCGCTCGTGCATCTGTATTCGATCGGCTACATGAACGAGGACCCGAACCGTCCGCGCTTCATGGCGTATCTGTCGCTGTTCACCTTCGCCATGCTGATGCTGGTGACGTCCGACAATTTGGTGCAGCTGTTCTTTGGCTGGGAAGGCGTCGGTCTCGCGAGCTATCTGCTGATCGGTTTCTGGTACAAGAAGCCCTCGGCGAATGCGGCGGCGATCAAGGCATTCGTCGTCAACCGCGTCGGCGATTTCGGCTTCGCGCTCGGCATCTTCGCGATCTTCGCGCTGGTCGGCTCGACCGATTTCGAGACGATCTTCGCGGGCGCGCCTGGCCTCGTGGGCAAGACCATTCACCTGTTCCATTGGGATGTCGATGCGCTGACGCTGACCTGCCTCTTGCTGTTCATGGGCGCGATGGGTAAGTCCGCGCAGTTCCTGCTGCACACATGGTTGCCGGACGCGATGGAAGGCCCGACGCCGGTCTCCGCGCTGATCCACGCCGCGACCATGGTGACCGCGGGCGTGTTCATGGTGGCGCGCCTGTCGCCGCTGTTCGAACTGGCGCCGCACGCCAAGGCATTCGTGATGCTGATCGGCGGCACCACGGCGCTCTTCGCCGCGACCATCGGCCTCGTGCAGAACGACATCAAGCGCGTGGTCGCGTATTCGACCTGTTCGCAGCTTGGCTACATGTTCGTGGCGATGGGGGCGGGGGCTTACTCCGTCGGCATCTTCCACCTGTTCACGCACGCCTTCTTCAAGGCGCTGCTGTTCTTAGGCTCGGGCTCGGTGATCCTCGCGATGCATCACGAGCAGGACATGCGCAACATGGGCGGGCTGTGGCGGAAGATTCCGTTCACCTACGCCACCATGGTGATCGGCACGCTGGCCCTCACCGGCTTTCCGCTGACGGCGGGTTACTTCTCGAAGGATGCGATCATCGAATCCGCTTTCGCGGCGAACAGCAATCCGTTCGCGTTCTACGGCTTCCTCTGCACCGTGGTCGCGGCGGGCCTGACTTCGTTCTACTCCTGGCGCCTGATTTTCATGACGTTCCACGGCAAGCCGCATGACGAGCATCATTTCGAGGCGGCGCATGAAAGCCCGCTGGTGATGCTGATTCCGCTCGCGGTGCTGGCGGTCGGCTCCTTCGCCGCCGGTTTCCCGTTCAAGGAACTGTTCGCGGGCCACGGCGTCGGCGAGTTCTTCGGCTCCGCGCTGAAGGTGGACGAGCATGTGATGGAGGCGATGCATCACATCCCGCACTGGATCGCGCTGCTGCCGACGGTGATGATGTTCGCGGGTCTTGCGATGGCTTATTTGTTCTACATCGCCAGGCCGTATCTGCCGGTCGAACTCGCGCACCAGCAGCCGCTGCTCTACAAGTTCCTGCTCAACAAATGGTACTTCGACGAGCTGTACGATTGGATCTTCGTGCGCCCGGCCAAGTGGCTCGGCACCACGCTGTGGAAGAAGGGCGACGGCATGCTGATCGACGGGCTCGGACCTGACGGCGTGTCCAAGCGGGTACTGGATGTGACGCGTGGCGTCGTCAAGCTACAGACCGGCTATCTCTATCACTACGCCTTCGCCATGCTGATCGGCGTGGCGGGGCTCATTACCTGGTTCATGTTCGGTCTCGGGGGCCAGCAATAA
- the nuoN gene encoding NADH-quinone oxidoreductase subunit NuoN, with the protein MNVNVADYSLLPVLPEIVLALGAMALLMLGAYRGERTVRIVTILAVVLLAVVLVLELCLPAGRLTTFGGSFVVDDYARFLKTVMLIASAVTLVISRGFLANQARIFEYSILVLLSSVGMMVLISATDLITLYLGYELMSLALYVVAASHRDNLKSTEAGLKYFVLGALSSGMMLYGASLIYGFTGTVEFAGIAAAAKTGSIGVIFGIVFLLVGLCFKISIVPFHMWTPDVYEGAPTPVTAFFASAPKVAALAVLVRVLLTAFPNVTHDWQQIVTFVSIASMALGSFAAIGQKNIKRLMAYSSIGHMGFALVGLAAGTAQGAQGVLIYVAIYVAMTFGSFSFILCLKRNGQPFEQISDFAGLSRTNPYLAFMFAMLLFSLAGIPPLAGFFAKFYVFLAAIQAGLYPLAVIGVLCSVVGAFYYLAIIKTMYFDEAKGAVDPMAGELRTVLTLAGIFNLLYFAYPGPLVSAATAAAKSLF; encoded by the coding sequence ATGAACGTCAACGTCGCAGATTATTCGCTGCTTCCGGTCCTGCCCGAGATTGTGCTCGCGCTGGGCGCGATGGCGCTGTTGATGCTGGGTGCCTATCGCGGCGAGCGCACGGTGCGCATTGTCACCATTCTGGCTGTTGTGCTGCTGGCCGTGGTTTTGGTGCTGGAATTGTGCCTGCCTGCCGGACGGCTGACCACCTTCGGCGGCAGCTTCGTGGTCGACGACTACGCGCGCTTCCTGAAAACCGTGATGCTGATCGCGTCCGCCGTGACGCTGGTGATCTCGCGCGGCTTCCTCGCCAATCAGGCGCGGATTTTCGAGTATTCGATCCTCGTTTTGCTCTCCAGCGTTGGCATGATGGTGCTGATCTCCGCAACCGACCTCATCACGCTTTACCTCGGCTACGAACTGATGAGCCTCGCGCTCTACGTCGTCGCGGCGAGCCACCGCGACAATCTGAAATCCACGGAAGCGGGCCTGAAGTACTTCGTCCTCGGCGCGCTGTCGTCGGGCATGATGCTGTACGGCGCCTCGCTGATCTATGGCTTCACCGGCACGGTGGAATTCGCGGGCATCGCCGCGGCGGCCAAGACCGGCAGCATCGGTGTGATCTTCGGCATCGTGTTCCTGCTGGTCGGCCTGTGTTTCAAGATCTCGATCGTGCCGTTCCACATGTGGACGCCGGACGTGTACGAGGGTGCGCCGACGCCGGTGACGGCGTTCTTCGCCTCCGCGCCGAAGGTCGCCGCGCTCGCGGTGCTGGTGCGCGTGCTGCTCACCGCATTCCCGAACGTGACGCACGACTGGCAGCAGATCGTCACCTTCGTTTCCATCGCCTCCATGGCGCTCGGCTCGTTCGCCGCGATCGGCCAGAAGAATATCAAGCGCCTGATGGCTTATTCCTCGATCGGCCATATGGGTTTCGCGCTGGTCGGCCTCGCGGCGGGCACGGCGCAGGGCGCGCAGGGCGTGCTGATCTATGTCGCGATCTATGTGGCGATGACCTTCGGCAGCTTCTCGTTCATCCTTTGCCTCAAGCGCAACGGCCAGCCGTTCGAGCAGATCAGCGATTTCGCGGGCCTGTCGCGGACCAATCCGTATCTCGCCTTCATGTTCGCGATGCTCTTGTTCTCGCTGGCGGGCATTCCGCCGCTCGCGGGCTTCTTTGCGAAATTCTACGTCTTCCTCGCGGCGATCCAGGCCGGGCTTTACCCGCTGGCCGTGATCGGCGTGCTGTGCAGCGTGGTGGGCGCGTTCTACTATCTCGCCATCATCAAGACGATGTACTTCGACGAGGCCAAGGGCGCGGTCGATCCGATGGCGGGCGAGCTGCGGACGGTTCTGACACTCGCTGGCATCTTCAACCTTCTCTACTTCGCCTATCCCGGTCCTCTGGTCAGCGCGGCCACGGCTGCGGCGAAGTCGCTGTTCTGA
- the nuoK gene encoding NADH-quinone oxidoreductase subunit NuoK — translation MTIGLGHYLAVAAILFTLGILGIFLNRKNVIVILMSVELILLSVNINLVSFSSFLNDIVGQVFALLVLTVAAAEAAIGLAILVVYFRNRGSIAVEDINLMKG, via the coding sequence ATGACGATCGGTCTCGGACATTATCTGGCTGTCGCGGCGATCCTGTTCACGCTCGGGATTCTCGGCATCTTTCTCAATCGCAAGAACGTCATCGTCATCCTGATGTCGGTCGAGTTGATCCTGTTGTCGGTCAACATCAATCTGGTGTCGTTCTCGAGCTTCCTCAACGACATCGTCGGTCAGGTATTCGCGCTGCTGGTTCTCACGGTGGCAGCGGCGGAAGCCGCGATCGGACTTGCGATCCTCGTCGTCTACTTCCGCAACCGCGGCTCCATCGCGGTCGAAGACATCAACCTGATGAAGGGCTGA
- the nuoH gene encoding NADH-quinone oxidoreductase subunit NuoH → MSEFFASSVWTDFLWPLIIMLAESVLLLVVLLVAIAYILLADRKIWAAVQIRRGPNVVGPWGLFQSFADLLKFVLKEPTIPDGANKGIFLLAPLVSCVLALAAWAVIPVNLNWVIADINVGILYILAISSLSVYGIIMAGWSSNSKYPFMAALRSAAQMVSYEVSIGFVIITVLLCVGSLNLTAIVEAQHHRGLATMLGVPWLSFLNWYWLPLLPMFVIFYVSALAETNRPPFDLVEAESELVAGFMTEYGSTPYLLFMLGEYVAICTMCAMAAILFMGGWLPPVDLPPFNWVPGVIWFSLKAFAFFFMIAMAKAIVPRYRYDQLMRLGWKVFLPLSLAMVVIVAGVLQFFQLAPK, encoded by the coding sequence ATGTCCGAATTCTTCGCAAGCTCTGTCTGGACGGACTTCCTCTGGCCGCTGATCATCATGCTGGCGGAGAGCGTGCTGCTGCTCGTCGTGCTGCTGGTCGCGATCGCTTACATCCTTCTTGCCGACCGCAAGATCTGGGCGGCGGTGCAGATCCGCCGCGGCCCGAACGTGGTCGGCCCGTGGGGCCTGTTTCAATCCTTCGCCGACTTGCTGAAGTTCGTGCTGAAGGAGCCGACGATTCCGGACGGCGCCAACAAGGGCATCTTCCTGCTCGCGCCGCTCGTCTCCTGCGTGCTGGCGCTCGCGGCTTGGGCGGTGATCCCGGTCAACCTGAACTGGGTGATCGCCGACATCAATGTCGGTATCCTCTACATCCTCGCGATCTCCTCGCTGTCGGTCTACGGCATCATCATGGCGGGCTGGTCGTCGAACTCGAAATATCCGTTCATGGCGGCGCTACGCTCGGCGGCGCAGATGGTGTCCTACGAGGTCTCGATCGGCTTCGTCATCATCACCGTGCTGTTGTGCGTCGGCTCGCTGAACCTCACCGCCATCGTCGAGGCGCAGCACCATCGCGGCCTCGCCACCATGCTCGGCGTGCCGTGGCTCAGCTTCCTGAACTGGTACTGGCTGCCGCTGCTGCCGATGTTCGTCATCTTCTACGTCTCGGCGCTGGCGGAAACCAACCGTCCGCCGTTCGACCTCGTCGAAGCCGAATCCGAACTGGTCGCGGGCTTCATGACCGAATACGGCTCGACTCCGTACCTGCTGTTCATGCTTGGCGAGTACGTCGCGATCTGTACCATGTGTGCGATGGCCGCGATCCTGTTCATGGGGGGCTGGCTGCCGCCGGTCGATCTGCCGCCGTTCAACTGGGTGCCGGGCGTGATCTGGTTCTCGCTCAAGGCGTTCGCGTTCTTCTTCATGATCGCGATGGCGAAGGCGATCGTTCCGCGCTACCGCTACGATCAGTTGATGCGTCTCGGCTGGAAGGTATTCCTGCCGCTGTCGCTGGCGATGGTCGTGATCGTCGCGGGCGTCCTGCAATTCTTCCAGCTGGCGCCGAAGTGA
- a CDS encoding NADH-quinone oxidoreductase subunit J: MILPALFFYLFAGVCVASAVMVVTSRNPVHSVLFLILTFVNAAGLFVLLNAEFLAMILIVVYVGAVAVLFLFVIMMLDVDFAELRQGFIEYLPVGILIGAIFLAELLLVAGGWVLSPNVAHSITAPIPATVTNTEAIGLVLYTRYIHYFQLAGLVLLVAMIGAIVLTLRHKPSVKRQNISAQNARGKATAMAVRQVPSGQGLQDADAGEWVK, from the coding sequence ATGATCCTTCCCGCGCTGTTCTTTTATCTCTTTGCCGGCGTTTGCGTCGCCTCGGCCGTGATGGTCGTGACCTCGCGTAACCCGGTGCATTCGGTGCTGTTCCTGATCCTGACCTTCGTCAACGCGGCGGGGCTGTTCGTGCTTTTGAACGCCGAGTTCCTCGCGATGATCCTGATCGTGGTCTATGTCGGCGCGGTCGCGGTGTTGTTCCTGTTCGTCATCATGATGCTCGATGTCGATTTCGCCGAACTGCGGCAGGGCTTCATCGAGTATCTGCCGGTCGGCATTCTGATCGGCGCGATCTTCCTCGCAGAACTGCTGCTGGTCGCGGGCGGCTGGGTGCTGAGCCCGAACGTCGCGCATTCGATCACCGCGCCGATCCCGGCGACCGTGACCAACACCGAGGCCATCGGTCTCGTGCTTTACACGCGCTACATCCATTACTTCCAGCTCGCCGGTCTCGTGCTGCTGGTGGCGATGATCGGCGCCATCGTGCTGACGCTGCGCCACAAGCCGAGCGTCAAGCGGCAGAACATCAGCGCCCAGAACGCGCGGGGCAAGGCGACCGCGATGGCGGTGCGTCAGGTGCCGTCAGGGCAGGGATTGCAGGACGCCGATGCCGGGGAGTGGGTGAAATGA
- a CDS encoding biotin--[acetyl-CoA-carboxylase] ligase: protein MGFALGPRAQSAQYRLVSFDTLNSTNAEALTRVRAGEQGPLWLATAHQTAGHGRRQRAWISPPGNLACSVVETLTTDHAGAATLGFAAGLALETALRKVSNEAASFRLKWPNDVLAGGKKLAGILIEAEATPDGLAAVVGMGVNVVAAPEGTPYPATSLNAQGIVTDAAALFAALTDAWAEWFALWDHGRGFETIRTQWLVRAAGLGAAIQVRQGERVIDGVFETIDEAGRLVVSHDGGSTKVAAGDVYFGAAMSAGAA, encoded by the coding sequence ATGGGCTTCGCGCTCGGACCCCGAGCACAATCAGCACAATACCGCCTTGTCAGCTTCGACACGCTCAATTCGACCAACGCCGAGGCGTTGACGCGCGTGCGCGCGGGTGAGCAGGGGCCGCTCTGGCTTGCGACCGCGCACCAGACGGCGGGGCACGGGCGGCGGCAGCGGGCATGGATTTCGCCGCCGGGCAACCTCGCATGCAGCGTCGTCGAGACGCTCACGACCGATCACGCGGGCGCGGCGACGCTGGGCTTTGCCGCCGGGCTGGCGCTGGAGACGGCCTTGCGGAAGGTCAGCAATGAGGCGGCTTCGTTCCGGCTCAAATGGCCGAACGATGTGCTGGCAGGCGGCAAGAAGCTCGCGGGCATCCTGATCGAGGCGGAAGCGACACCGGACGGCCTTGCGGCGGTTGTCGGCATGGGTGTCAATGTCGTCGCCGCGCCGGAGGGCACGCCGTATCCCGCGACCTCTCTGAATGCGCAGGGCATCGTCACCGATGCGGCGGCGTTGTTCGCAGCGCTGACGGATGCATGGGCCGAGTGGTTTGCGCTCTGGGATCATGGCCGGGGCTTTGAGACGATCCGCACGCAATGGCTGGTGCGCGCGGCGGGACTTGGCGCGGCGATTCAGGTGCGCCAAGGCGAACGGGTGATTGACGGTGTGTTCGAGACCATCGACGAGGCGGGGCGTCTTGTCGTGTCCCATGATGGCGGATCGACCAAGGTCGCGGCGGGCGACGTTTATTTCGGTGCGGCGATGTCCGCGGGAGCGGCGTAA